In Gimesia panareensis, the genomic window TGAGTGTGCGAAGCGTTCATCAGCACCGCTTCTGGAGGCACCTTGTATTTCTCCTGAACCTGACTGGTGACATCACTTCTGAGACGATCGATGACTCCAATCAGGTCGAGCGTCAGAAAGACCACCCGGTTTCCCTGTTGATCTTCAACGGCCAGCGCCTTGGCATACAGGTCCTGTTCGGTTCCTTCTGCGGGTTCCTTACGACCGGCATAGCCTGCCATCTTCAATGGTTTTGCTGGGGTGATCTTTGCGGAAGCCGCCCCCGCCTTCCATTCCAGATTTTTTTGTGAATCTGATTCACCAGCGGCAGCCAATGTAGAGAGGCCGAAAACAAGCACGACACAGAGCAAGAATCGATACATGCTGATAGTTTCCCAGTTTCGGGTGAGGCAACGTGCAATCCGAGCCGGGCCGGATCGCGGTGAGGTCATTCCTTCGATGTTACCCGGCACATATCAGCCTATCAACATGTGTTGTGCGATTTTGGTAAATAAGATTTAGAAATGTGTGACGCCTCATTAGGGTTTTGCCTCTGACTACAACCAGATCGACGCTGACGTTAAGATTGAGATCCCATTCAGAATAATTATGTCAGAACATTTATGATTGAATCAAGCACTGGAGAATAACCCTATGAAATCCGTCTATCTGGCACTGTTTTTACTGCTCACGCTTGCAGCAGCACCGATTGAAACTCCCAAACCGGATGAGCAGCTCGCCGTCTGGCCTGACCGTCCGCTGCTGGAAAAGAGCGATGACGAAGTCACATACAACAAAATTATCCGCATCACCAAAGTGAATCGCCCGGCGATTGAATTCTATAAATCGAAAAAGGCGAAACCCAACGCGCCTGCAGTCGTCATCTTTCCGGGGGGCGGCTACAACGTGCTGGCGTACGACCTGGAAGGAACCGAAATCGCAGAATGGCTCAATTCTATTGGCATTCACGCTGTGATCGTCAAATACACCGTTCCCGGCAATCAGCGTGAGCAGGCCCTGAAAGACGCCCAGCGCGCGTTTGGAATTGTCCGCAGTAAAGCCAAAGAGTGGGGCATTAACCCGCATCAGATCGGCGTACTCGGTTTCTCAGCCGGCGGGCACCTGGCAGCGAACCTGTCGACCAACTATCAGAAACGCAACTACAAACCGATCGACGATGCCGACAAGCTCAGCTGCCGTCCCGATTTCACAGTCCTCATCTACCCGGCTTACATCTACCAGGATGATGACAAACGGAAGTCGGCCTCGGAAATCAAAGTCACCGCCCAGACTCCGCCTGCCTTCATCGTCCAGACTCTGGACGACCGGCGCCTGGTCGACAGCGCATTCAACTACACCCGCGATCTGAAAGACGCCAAAGTCGATGCCGAGCTGCATCTCTTTGCCAAAGGGGGCCACGGATACGGTATGCGTCCTTCTGACAATCCGGTCTCCCACTGGCCCCGGTTATGCGGCGCCTGGATCAAACGGACCACATCAGAGCAGGACTGATTTCAAGCAGGAACTCTGCCTCAGGGACCGCCGACCACTTTGAAGCGGCCCAGGGGCTGCTGATCCGAATTCACAAACTCCGCTCGCAGGCCCACGTCGCCCCGCAGACTGCGATCGACCTCAAAAATGATCTGACTCCGCCCGGAAGGCAGGACCAGCGTAGTCGTTTCGGAAACGGAGACCGGCGTTTCATTCAGCCATATCTTCAGCCCTGTGGTGGAGTTCAGCTTCAGCTGTACGTTCCCCGCTTGAGTCACATCCACCAGGGCCATCGCCTGTGTGATTGGTTTCTGCAGATTCAGGTCGTTTGCCGGCAGAGTTCCATTCACCATGCTGTAGGCAGCTGTTCCCGAATTAGCCAGCGATTTGATCTGTGTCGCCTCGTTGCCTGTTAACGAAGTATCCACACCTCGCAGACGCCAGCGTCGCACCACCTGGGCCGCACTGGTTGCGTAAGGACCGGGGCGCCCCAGCTCGGTGACGAACTTAACCAGGTCCAGAAATTCCTGTCGGCTTTTCAGCTTGCTGGCCAGTCCCTGGGGCATCAGCGAAGGCAGCTTCTTCGTGAACTCAATCTGCTCTGCCGGAATCGTCACCTGTTTCCCCTGATGAGCAGCATCTTTGAGCACGACCTTGGAATCATCCTTCACCACCAGAATTCCATTGATCACGCGGCCTTCATCGGTAACGACCATCATGCTCTCGTAGAATTCCTTGATCACCTTGGAAGGTCGCAGGAAGGAATCGACAATGTAATCCGGCGGGGAACTCGATCCAATGGCCGCCAGGTCTGGTCCCAGTACCGGGCCTGCATTCGAAATACTGTGGCACTTCATGCACGCCAGTTCGGTCCGGCGGAAGATCTGCTCTCCTCGGGCCGCATCTCCCTGCTCTCTTGCTTCAGCAGCCAGGTCGAGTACGTTTTCTTTCAGCAGCTGTGCTTCCAGGGAATCCTGCATCACCCCACCTCCAAAGGCGTCGATCAACGCCTGGTTGGTTTCCCCCGTTTCTATCAGGTGCTGGCGAATCCGGGACGCCATCGCGGGGTTCAGCTTCGCTGATTTCAGCTGTTCCGCCAGGATCCCGGCTCCCCCTTTGCGTTTGGTGAATGCCGTTAAGAACCAGCCCGGGTCAGCCCCTTCCGGATCATGTGTGAGAACCTCCGGGGTCCGTTCAGCTGCCTGTTTCAGATCGTGTGCCGCCAGGCCATAGATACCCAGCAGACGCTGATCTACCGGTTTCTTTGATTGGATCAGTCCGTTCAGAAACTTGAGCGAAGCTGGATCGCCCAGCAAGCCCAGTGACTCTGCCGCCAGCTGTTTGACTTCCGGATCGGTGTCTGCGGCATTGATTTCCCGCTGCAGTCGTTTCCCTTCCCGTGTCAGTTTCCAGGAACCGATCAGTCGGGCCACGGATTTCTGAACCGGTAATCCGGGCACGACGGCGGAGCGACTGACCATCGAACCGATATTTCCCTGGGGGACAACCCCCCGTTCCCGGGCCGCCCGATCCATGGCATCCAGCAGAATGCTCAGTGCCTCGGGAGATATCCCTTTGCCACCCTGTGTTTTATATTCACGGGTCACTTCGACCAGGCTCAACACAAGTGGTTCCAACTGATTGGCATTCGCTTTTTCTGCCACCACCTGAGCCGGGCCTGCTAACAGATTCGCATCAATACTGCCTGCATTTAACAGGTCAATAATCACATCAATCGATTCATTCGAGAGCAGGTTTGCCAGCGCATAGTTTTTATGCGCCGGCTTCTCAAACTTTACTTTGCCTTCCTGCTGGGCTTTGACCCAGTGTTCCTGCAGACCGTCGATGGTCAGCTTCAGTGCGTGTTCCAGGTAGCGATCCATCGGCGCATCGATGGCTTTGACCGCAATCGTGACCGAACGCGGATCGGGAATAAAACCAGCCGTCAGCACCGCCTCCAGCCGCACACGGGGATGTGGATCGTGGATCGCCGTCTCCAGTAGTTCCAGGGGGTTCTTCACCTCTGGGTACCAGTAGCGCAGCACCCGTAAGGCAGCCGCCCGAGCCCGCGGATCTTTAGCTTCCAGTACCTCGCGCAGCAGTTTCTCATTCACGACACCAATGGTCTGATAGCACCAGAGTGCTTCCAGGCGGTGATGATCATAGTTTGGTTCCTCGGGGGCCAGCGTGAGCAGCCATTCATCGAGGGCCTGTTTCGCCTGCTGCTGGTCGGCATCGTAGAGCACGCGTCTTACCTGCTGCCGGGTATAGCTTTCCGGATCACGGAGATGGTTGACCACATCCTGCAACGGCACTCCCACCAGTTGGGGGCGTTCGACCAGCGGGCGTCCTTTATAAGTCACGCGCCAGACTCGACCGTGTGTCGTATCGCGCCGTTCATCACGAAAGCTGTGCTGCATATGGCCGATCAGCGGGTTGTACCAGTCCAGCACATAGGCAGCTCCGTCCGGTCCCATCTTCAGATCGACAGGGCGGAAGTAGGAACTGCTCGACTGGATCAGCGGGTCGAGGCTCTTGATGGAATAGCCGGCCCCGTCGTCAGTCACTTCATAACGGGCTACCGCATGGGTTTTGTACTGGTTAGTCCAGATCTCTCCCTGGACTTCCGGAGGGAAATGTCGACTGGCCACGAATTCGCCGCCACACTGTTTCGTTCCCTGGCCGCTCGCCTCATAGCCCAGCTTGGCACGACTGTTTGCGGTTAGCGGTGCACTGAAGTAGAGCCGCGGGTTATCAATCACGAAAGACTGCCCCCAGTCGTCGAACATGTGTCCCCAGGGGTTCGAGGCCCGATAGTCAGCGAAGACATTCAATTTCAGGGTGCGGGGCTGGAACTGGAACACGCCCCCGTTTTCCAGGCGTACCGTACCATAGGGGGTCTCCACCTGCGAATGCATGAAGGTCCCCTCCTGAAAATAGAGCCAGCCACCCGGCCCCCACCGCCAGGCACTGATTGAATGGTGGTTGTCCTCCGTTGCAAACCCGGTGAGCACCACTTCGCGATGGTCGGCTTTCCCGTCGCCGTTCGTATCCTTCAGAAACAGGAGGTCGGGGGCATTAGCCACGTAGACGCCTCCATCCCCCAGTTCGAGACCCGTTGGTACATAGAGCCCATCCGCGAAGACCGTCGATTTATCAGCCTGACCATCGTTGTCCGTATCTTCCAGAATCACAATCTGATCGTTCGGCTTCTCACCCGGTGAAACCTGCGGATACGAGGTAGAACAGATGACCCATAACCGCCCCTGCGGATCCCAGGTCATGTGAATCGGATTGACCAGCATCGGCTCAGCCGCGAACAGATTGACTTCATAACCTGGAAGTGTTTCAAAGGTCTTCCGTTCCGTTTCGGGAGAATGGTCCTGCGTCAGTTCGAACGGCCTCTTCAGGTTCGGAGCCGAATTCGCGACTGCCAGACGTTCGGGAGTCGTCCCCACCGGTTTCTCCAGCCCCCAGTGGATGGCGTTGATCAGCAGACGGTTATAGGCATCCAGCCCGAATGAATTTTCATGTCCCAGCGTGGTCGTAAAGACCCGGCTGCCCCACTCGTTCTTCCACGTCCAGGCCACTGGCCAACTCATTTCGCCGCCGTTCAGTTCGTAGGTGCCGAACTGGTTCTTGAAGATTCCCTTACGTTTCGACTTCCCGGTTCCCGTCAAAAGCGGAGTCGCGTCGGCGGGAATGTTCGCTTTATAGAGCACGCCCGGATCCAGGAATTTAGCGGCAACTCCATTCAGGATTTCATGGTTGCGATGCTCCAGCACATGTTCCACCACTGTCTCACCCGAGAGGTGGAAGAAGTATTCAGAGCCAAGCACGCGTTTCCCGAAACCCTGGTTCCATTCAGCCAGGGGGTGTCCTTTCTCATAATCAAAGGCATGCGTACTCGTGCGCAGTCCAACGACCGGCTTTCCTGATTCGATATACTTCTGAATGTGTGCGAACTGGCGTGGAGGCAGTTGCAGAAATCGCATGTAGAAAACCGCCAGGTCTGCGTCGTCCAATGCTTCCAGACCGGGCAAACCTTTCTGGCTCCGCTCCGGATCGCCATCGGGCAGCACCACGGTGGTTTTAAATCCATACTGTTCCAGCCGTTTGGCGAAAGCAGGCAGCGTCTTCTGGGGAGAATAATGGGTCGTCCCCACCACAAAGACCACGTGAGGCTGCTCCGGTTTCTCTTCTGCAGCAAAACCCGTTTGTGCAGATACAAGCAGAATCGAAGTCAAAAACAGTACCAGGCAGGAACGCGCCTGTGAAATGAAGTTTCGCATGAGTCACTCTGATCTATCGGGAAGTAAAAGTATCGTTCATAGAGTAAAGATCGTTGTCTGATCGTTCTGATCCAGCGCAGTGTCAGTCGACCCGGATCAGTTCACAT contains:
- a CDS encoding alpha/beta hydrolase, with the protein product MKSVYLALFLLLTLAAAPIETPKPDEQLAVWPDRPLLEKSDDEVTYNKIIRITKVNRPAIEFYKSKKAKPNAPAVVIFPGGGYNVLAYDLEGTEIAEWLNSIGIHAVIVKYTVPGNQREQALKDAQRAFGIVRSKAKEWGINPHQIGVLGFSAGGHLAANLSTNYQKRNYKPIDDADKLSCRPDFTVLIYPAYIYQDDDKRKSASEIKVTAQTPPAFIVQTLDDRRLVDSAFNYTRDLKDAKVDAELHLFAKGGHGYGMRPSDNPVSHWPRLCGAWIKRTTSEQD
- a CDS encoding PVC-type heme-binding CxxCH protein, whose translation is MRNFISQARSCLVLFLTSILLVSAQTGFAAEEKPEQPHVVFVVGTTHYSPQKTLPAFAKRLEQYGFKTTVVLPDGDPERSQKGLPGLEALDDADLAVFYMRFLQLPPRQFAHIQKYIESGKPVVGLRTSTHAFDYEKGHPLAEWNQGFGKRVLGSEYFFHLSGETVVEHVLEHRNHEILNGVAAKFLDPGVLYKANIPADATPLLTGTGKSKRKGIFKNQFGTYELNGGEMSWPVAWTWKNEWGSRVFTTTLGHENSFGLDAYNRLLINAIHWGLEKPVGTTPERLAVANSAPNLKRPFELTQDHSPETERKTFETLPGYEVNLFAAEPMLVNPIHMTWDPQGRLWVICSTSYPQVSPGEKPNDQIVILEDTDNDGQADKSTVFADGLYVPTGLELGDGGVYVANAPDLLFLKDTNGDGKADHREVVLTGFATEDNHHSISAWRWGPGGWLYFQEGTFMHSQVETPYGTVRLENGGVFQFQPRTLKLNVFADYRASNPWGHMFDDWGQSFVIDNPRLYFSAPLTANSRAKLGYEASGQGTKQCGGEFVASRHFPPEVQGEIWTNQYKTHAVARYEVTDDGAGYSIKSLDPLIQSSSSYFRPVDLKMGPDGAAYVLDWYNPLIGHMQHSFRDERRDTTHGRVWRVTYKGRPLVERPQLVGVPLQDVVNHLRDPESYTRQQVRRVLYDADQQQAKQALDEWLLTLAPEEPNYDHHRLEALWCYQTIGVVNEKLLREVLEAKDPRARAAALRVLRYWYPEVKNPLELLETAIHDPHPRVRLEAVLTAGFIPDPRSVTIAVKAIDAPMDRYLEHALKLTIDGLQEHWVKAQQEGKVKFEKPAHKNYALANLLSNESIDVIIDLLNAGSIDANLLAGPAQVVAEKANANQLEPLVLSLVEVTREYKTQGGKGISPEALSILLDAMDRAARERGVVPQGNIGSMVSRSAVVPGLPVQKSVARLIGSWKLTREGKRLQREINAADTDPEVKQLAAESLGLLGDPASLKFLNGLIQSKKPVDQRLLGIYGLAAHDLKQAAERTPEVLTHDPEGADPGWFLTAFTKRKGGAGILAEQLKSAKLNPAMASRIRQHLIETGETNQALIDAFGGGVMQDSLEAQLLKENVLDLAAEAREQGDAARGEQIFRRTELACMKCHSISNAGPVLGPDLAAIGSSSPPDYIVDSFLRPSKVIKEFYESMMVVTDEGRVINGILVVKDDSKVVLKDAAHQGKQVTIPAEQIEFTKKLPSLMPQGLASKLKSRQEFLDLVKFVTELGRPGPYATSAAQVVRRWRLRGVDTSLTGNEATQIKSLANSGTAAYSMVNGTLPANDLNLQKPITQAMALVDVTQAGNVQLKLNSTTGLKIWLNETPVSVSETTTLVLPSGRSQIIFEVDRSLRGDVGLRAEFVNSDQQPLGRFKVVGGP